The genomic window GAGTGCGCCGCGCGACGGTCCGCAGACGGTCTGGGCATAGAAGCTGGTAAAGCGCATGCCTTCCGCCGCCATCCGGTCGAGCCGCGGCGTCTTGATTTCGGGCGCCCCATAGCAACCTAGATCCTGATAGCCCTGATCATCAGAGAAGATAATGATGAAGTTGGGTTTATTGGCAGGCTGCTCTGCCCGGGCAGCACCCGTCGTCAGCATGGCGGCGCCTGCCCAAAGTGCAATCATTCGCGATGTCGTTTTCATTTAAGCCTTCCTTAGTCCGCCACCGGCACAAATAGAACCGTCTTGAGGTTGAACAGGGCTTTCCCCCGAGTCTTTCCGAAGCCGACAGTACAGGTCGTTGCTCCGACCTGATCCAGTTTGACCACCCCCAGATCCATCGTCTGGAAGGCCCGCCAATTTTTCGTGGGAGCCACCTGGGCCTTCAGTGTCTTGCCGCCAACGGTTAGTTGCACATCGCTTCCACTATACTTTTTATCGCAGGCATAGAGAATTTTCACCGCATAGGTTCCGGGTGCCGGCACATTCAGCGTCCACGAAGCGGTATCGGAAGGGTCCGTCCAAAAACCGATATACGTGTTGTCTTCAAGCTTGTTCACCTTCCCGCTCAACTGGGCGGCGGGTGCCTGCAAAACCAACTCATTCCCTGTTAGCCCTAGATCAACAGACGGCGCAGCCGCTTTCTTTATACCGCCGTACTTAATCCTCACCACCGTTGCCAGCGGGGAGGCCGCGGCAGACGAGAGATCGAGTTCCACCCCGGCTTTCGTAATCGTGGAAGGAAGTGCCGCCCCGTCATAGGTAAAAGCCTCGGCCCGATCGGCAGAAACCCCTTTCACCAGCAGTTTGCCGCTTTCAGGCCAGGTGAAGATGTAGGCGAACAGTTCGCCCTTTTCCGGGGACGATTCCTTGGTTTGTGCCAAGCAACCCCAGCTCTGCGCGGGCAAATCGACATACTCGGTGCCGTAAACCGCCTCGCTGTGCGCCGCGTTCCACTCCCCCATCTCCTTGAGCTGGCGGATCGATTCAGCTGGCCACGAACCATTCGCTTGCGGGCCGACGTTCAGCAGCAAGTTGCCGCCTTTCGTGTTGATATCAATCAGCTTTTGGACCAGCACCTCCGTGCTTTTCCAGTTGGTATCGCTCTTCTTGAATCCCCACGAATGGTTGACGGTCCAACACGCCTCCCAAATATGATCAAGCGCAGCGCCCGGTGTTTGGTTTTCCGGCGTTCCGTAGTCCTTCTTAAACTCTTTTCGCTTGGCGACCCGGTTGTTGATGACCAGCTTGGGATCCAGTTCGCGGAGATAGTTGTAGAGATCGATTCCGTCCTCCATCGTCCACCACTTTGTCCAGTCGCCATCGAACCACATCACCGCAGGCTGATACCGCTCAATCAGTTCCTTCAACTGCGCCTTCATGTAGGTTACATAGCCTTCCTTGTCGTTCATCGGTGTT from Pontiella desulfatans includes these protein-coding regions:
- a CDS encoding alpha-L-fucosidase; translation: MKRINKTVMLALAGSLIATLSSSAETEMLPESEQAFAERMQWFTDAQFGLFIHYGVYSTLGGEWKGKPVQKYAEWIQRWGSITPEEYIPLAAGFRPDKLDADLWVKTAKEAGMRYMVITTKHHEGFCLWDSAYTEYDLGEATGFDRDILGELKAACEKYGLKFGTYYSIIDWHHPSQRAEQASNQTPMNDKEGYVTYMKAQLKELIERYQPAVMWFDGDWTKWWTMEDGIDLYNYLRELDPKLVINNRVAKRKEFKKDYGTPENQTPGAALDHIWEACWTVNHSWGFKKSDTNWKSTEVLVQKLIDINTKGGNLLLNVGPQANGSWPAESIRQLKEMGEWNAAHSEAVYGTEYVDLPAQSWGCLAQTKESSPEKGELFAYIFTWPESGKLLVKGVSADRAEAFTYDGAALPSTITKAGVELDLSSAAASPLATVVRIKYGGIKKAAAPSVDLGLTGNELVLQAPAAQLSGKVNKLEDNTYIGFWTDPSDTASWTLNVPAPGTYAVKILYACDKKYSGSDVQLTVGGKTLKAQVAPTKNWRAFQTMDLGVVKLDQVGATTCTVGFGKTRGKALFNLKTVLFVPVAD